One part of the Amaranthus tricolor cultivar Red isolate AtriRed21 chromosome 16, ASM2621246v1, whole genome shotgun sequence genome encodes these proteins:
- the LOC130802412 gene encoding uncharacterized protein LOC130802412, with protein MGDSSASYIHMVQHLIEKCLLFNMTKDECMEALSKHANIKPVITSTVWKELEKENKEFFEAYMKWKNDEGRMMSEAETREMIQNLMISNPSSKDSKR; from the exons ATGGGTGATTCATCTGCATCTTACATTCACATG GTACAACATTTGATAGAAAAATGTTTGCTCTTCAACATGACAAAAGACGAGTGCATGGAGGCTTTGTCCAAACATGCGAATATCAAGCCAGTTATCACCTCCACTG TATGGAAGGAGCTAGAAAAGGAGAATAAGGAATTTTTCGAGGCGTATATGAAGTGGAAGAATGACGAAGGAAGGATGATGTCTGAGGCAGAGACACGAGAAATGATCCAGAACCTCATGATCTCTAATCCATCGTCTAAGGATTCAAAACGCTAA